The following are encoded together in the Lepidochelys kempii isolate rLepKem1 chromosome 7, rLepKem1.hap2, whole genome shotgun sequence genome:
- the LOC140915193 gene encoding uncharacterized protein, with the protein MQSSSAQVTMMESQNRKRAPAWTEREVRDLIAVWGEESVLSELRSSFRNAKTFVKISQGMKDRGHNRDPKQCRVKLKELRQAYQKTREANSRSGLEPQTCRFYDELHAILGGSATTTPAVLFDSFNGDGGNTEAGFGDEEDEEEEEVVDSSQQASGETGFPDSQELFLTLDLEPVPPEPTQGCLLDPAGGEGTSAGCVSMITGSSPSQRLVKLRKKKKRTRDEMFSELMLSSHTDRAQMNAWRYCCEGVY; encoded by the exons atgcagagctcatcagcacaggtgaccatgatggagtcccagaatcgcaaaagagctccagcatggaccgaacgggaggtacgggatctgatcgctgtttggggagaggaatccgtgctatcagaactccgttccagttttcgaaatgccaaaacctttgtgaaaatctcccagggcatgaaggacagaggccataacagggacccgaagcagtgccgcgtgaaactgaaggagctgaggcaagcctaccagaaaaccagagaggcgaacagccgctctgggttagagccccaaacatgccgcttctatgatgagctgcatgccattttagggggttcagccaccactaccccagccgtgttgtttgactccttcaatggagatggaggcaatacggaagcaggttttggggacgaagaagatgaggaggaggaggaggttgtagatagctcacagcaagcaagcggagaaaccggttttcccgacagccaggaactgtttctcaccctagacctggagccagtaccccccgaacccacccaaggctgcctcctggacccagcaggcggagaagggacctctg ctggatgtgtttcaatgatcacaggatcttctccttcccagaggctagtgaagcttagaaagaaaaaaaaacgcactcgagatgaaatgttctccgagctaatgctgtcctcccacactgacagagcacagatgaatgcgtggag ATATTGTTGTGAAGGTGTATATTAG
- the LOC140915337 gene encoding uncharacterized protein, whose amino-acid sequence MQSSSAQVTMMESQNRKRAPAWTEREVRDLIAVWGEESVLSELRSSFRNAKTFVKISQGMKDRGHNRDPKQCRMKLKELRQAYQKTRAANSRFGSEPQTCRFYDELHAILGGSATTTPAVLFDSFNGDGGNTEAGFGDEEDEEEEEVVDSSQQASGETGFPDSQELFLTLDLEPVPPEPTQGCLLDPAGGEGTSAGCVSMITGSSPSQRLVKLRKKKKRTRDEMFSELMLSSHTDRAQTNAWRQIMSECRKAQNDREERWRAEESKWRAEESKWRAEDRAEAQMWRQRDERRQDSMLRLLQDQTRMLQCMVELQQRQLEHRLPLLPLCNQPPSSPSSIASTPRCPRTRWGGLRPTSHSTTEDCPKKRRLSFNKF is encoded by the exons atgcagagctcatcagcacaggtgaccatgatggagtcccagaatcgcaaaagagctccagcatggaccgaacgggaggtacgggatctgatcgctgtttggggagaggaatccgtgctatcagaactccgttccagttttcgaaatgccaaaacctttgtgaaaatctcccagggcatgaaggacagaggccataacagggacccgaagcagtgccgcatgaaactgaaggagctgaggcaagcctaccagaaaaccagagcgGCGAACAGCCGctttgggtcagagccccaaacatgccgcttctatgatgagctgcatgccattttagggggttcagccaccactaccccagccgtgttgtttgactccttcaatggagatggaggcaatacggaagcaggttttggggacgaagaagatgaggaggaggaggaggttgtagatagctcacagcaagcaagcggagaaaccggttttcccgacagccaggaactgtttctcaccctagacctggagccagtaccccccgaacccacccaaggctgcctcctggacccagcaggcggagaagggacctctg ctggatgtgtttcaatgatcacaggatcttctccttcccagaggctagtgaagcttagaaagaaaaaaaaacgcactcgagatgaaatgttctccgagctaatgctgtcctcccacactgacagagcacagacgaatgcgtggaggcaaataatgtcagagtgcaggaaagcacaaaatgaccgggaggagaggtggagggctgaagagagtaagtggcgggctgaagagagtaagtggcgggctgaagacagggctgaagctcaaatgtggcggcagcgtgatgagaggaggcaggattcaatgctgaggctgctgcaggaccaaaccagaatgctccagtgtatggttgagctgcagcaaaggcagctggagcacagactgccactgctgcccctctgtaaccaaccgccctcctccccaagttccatagcctccacacccagatgcccaagaacgcggtgggggggcctccggccaaccagccactccacaacagaggattgccccaaaaaaagaaggctgtcattcaataaattttaa